The DNA window CGCCGCGGTAGTCGTTCAGCAGATAAACGGCACCCAGCACAATCACCGCCAGGATGCTCTGCCGGGCCACATCGCCACGCGCCGCGACCACCGGCAGGCCAAGCTGCGCGCGCCGGCTGCGCTGCCGCCACTGCCAGGCCACAAACACCATCAGGCCGATCGCGCCGATGCCAAAGCCCACGCCGCCCGGCAGATAGCTCTGGCCGATCTGCGACATCGCGCTGCTGATCGGCGACACCGTGGTGCCATTGGTGATGCCGATCAGGATGCCGCGGAACGCCAGCATCCCGGCCAGGGTGACGATAAACGAGGGCACCTTGCGATAGGCGACCCACCAGCCGTTCCATGCCCCCAGCAGCAGCCCCGCCACCAGCGTCACCACGATGGTCAACGGCAGCGGCCATCCAAACCAGACGTCGAAGATCGCCGCCGCGCCCCCCAACAACCCCATCATCGATCCCACCGACAGATCGATCTCCGCCGAAATAATCACGAACACCATGCCCACCGCCAGGATGCCGGTGATCGCCGTCTGGCGCAGCAGGTTGGAAATATTGCGCGCGCTCAGGTAGGCGCCGTCGGTGGTAAAGGTAAAGAACAGCATAATGACGACGATCGCCGCCAACATCACGAACACCTGCAGGTTAATCGGGCTGCGTTTAAGCAGCGGTTGCTTCTCTGCCGCTGCCGACAGGCTTGCTTCAGACTCTGTGCTTTTCAACATGTGTTTCACTCCGCAAAGCCGCTTCCATCACCTGCTCCTGTGTGAGGCCGCGGTTAGTCAGGGAAGCCTTAATCTGCCCCTGGTGCATCACCAACACTCTATCGCTTAGCCCCAGCACTTCCGGCAGTTCGGAAGACACGACGATCACCGCGATACCTTGCTGCACCAATTGATTGATTAGCTTGTAGATTTCTTGTTTCGCACCGATATCGATGCCGCGCGTCGGCTCATCCAGAATCAGGATTTTCGGGTTCAGCAACAGGCATTTCGCCAGGATGGCCTTTTGCTGATTGCCGCCGCTCAGCCGGGCGATCGCCAGCTCCGGCGAAGAGGTTTTCACCCGCAGCCGCGCCAGCGACTGCTGAATGGTGGCCTGCTCACGGGCGTCGTCCAGCGTGGTGAGCCTGCCGCTGAAATCCCCCAGCGCGGCCAGCGTCATGTTGGCGCCCACTCCCATCACCGGCACGATGCCGTCGCGTTTGCGATCTTCCGGCACCATGGCGATGCCGTATTCCATCGCCTGGCGGCAGTTGTTGATGGTGGCGGGCTGCCCGTCGATGG is part of the Gibbsiella quercinecans genome and encodes:
- the xylH gene encoding xylose ABC transporter permease XylH, yielding MLKSTESEASLSAAAEKQPLLKRSPINLQVFVMLAAIVVIMLFFTFTTDGAYLSARNISNLLRQTAITGILAVGMVFVIISAEIDLSVGSMMGLLGGAAAIFDVWFGWPLPLTIVVTLVAGLLLGAWNGWWVAYRKVPSFIVTLAGMLAFRGILIGITNGTTVSPISSAMSQIGQSYLPGGVGFGIGAIGLMVFVAWQWRQRSRRAQLGLPVVAARGDVARQSILAVIVLGAVYLLNDYRGVPTPVLILTALMLAGMFMATRTAFGRRIYAIGGNIDAARLSGVNVERTKLAVFAINGLMVAIAGLILSSRLGAGSPSAGNIAELDAIAACVIGGTSLAGGIGSVAGAVMGAFIMASLDNGMSMLDVPTFWQYIVKGSILLLAVWMDSATKRRV